The genomic stretch TCCGGGCGGCCGAGGATCCGGAGTTTGAGACGTTTTACACGAAGAACATTTTGTTAAACGAGGGCATCCGGGCCTGGATGGCACCTCAAGACCAGATTCACGAAAACTTTATCTTCCCTGAAGAGGTGCTGCCCAGAGGCAACGCTCTCTAAACATTTAGCTTCGTTAAATTTAGATTTTTGCCTCCTTCCATGGGGGCTTTTTCATGGCGATCGCTAACCTTCTCTAACAACCAATGTAGCTCCTCGGCTTTTAAATTCCTGTGTTATCTTGTAATAGGTGTATTACACAGGATGTAATACCCGCTGAGTGCTTGACACTCTTCTGTTCTACAAGCCGTTTAGAAATTCAGGAGGTGATGCTTATGTCAGATAGTAGTAAATGCTTGGGTCTTCAAATTGACGTGAGCTGGCTGTGTGCTGGGGCTGCTCTCTAGCAGTAAGGTCATCTTTTTTGAGAGAGTTTCACTAACTTCCTTAAGAAAGCTGGGTTGGCTTTTAGAGTCCCTCCCAGCAGTCTAGGTCAATTAAAGACCCGCTACACCGCTCCTATCCTTGTGTTTAGGCTTTTGTCTATTCGCGTCTGGTAGGAGCGGATAGTTTTTTAAACCTAAATTTTTGTATGATGCCATCTCTTACCCAGAGACAGCATTTTTGTTTGTGGGGTCTATCTACGGATGCATAGCAGAAATGATATTTCGGTATGAGCTAAACCTTTTTCCTAGAAGTTTCACTTTTGCTCTAAGAGGCTTTTGAGTAACATGTAGAGGTCTAAATTTGCAACCTAGTATAGGAATTGAAGGCGTGTATAAAATACCTTCTATTAACCTTAAAAAAACTCACTATCTTGTAAGTCAACTGACTTTTCTAGACTACTTAGTTTATAAGTTCTTAACTTTTAATTAATTCATTGAGCCTTGTCTAGGTCATGAATACTGTCCTGAATAATGTATTTTCTTTAATCTAGGTTATTTTTAGAAGAATGACTGATGAAGAGTAGTGCCATACGTTATGTTGACGCTGTTTAATCCGTTTATGCCATCATTTCAGTTGTTGCTTGGACGACATGGTTTCAGAATTCCTTAGTGTTATTCTCTGGGGTGAAATGCTCTGAGCTTTTGAGCATTTCTTAATTTATTAAGGTGTGAGGAAATGATGAATAAAGTTTTATGGAGCACACTGCTGGCATCTCCTGCATTTCTTGTTGCTACGCTGTTTACAGCAGTGCCCGCGATCGCTATTGAAGCTGAAGTCCAACTCAGCGGAGCTTCTACTTCTGATGTACTAGCCTCAGTTTCATTGCCTAAAGTGGCTGCGGTACAAGTTAGCGAGGCAGCCGCTGTCATCGCTCCAGTGCCTGCCCAAGTGGCTCAGATTTCTGCTCCAGTTGCCCCTGCTCCCTCCAACGTTGACTCGCTCAATCAGGTTGTTGAATATAGCAACGAAGGCAACAACGGTCTGGCACAAGCCGGTGGGTTGACCATCGATCGCCTCTCCGATGTCCGTCCTAGCGACTGGGCATATACTGCGTTGCAAAACCTGGTTGAGAAGTATGCGTGTATTGTGGGCTATCCTAACCTGACATACCAAGGGAACCGGGCGTTGACGCGCTACGAGTTTGCAGCGGGTTTGAGTTCGTGCCTAGACCGGATCAGCGACCTGATTGCAGCGAGCACGGCTGACTTAGCGACCGCGGAAGACCTGGCGACGCTCCAACGCTTGCAAGAAGAGTTCGCTGCTGAACTGGCAACCCTACGCGGCAAGGTGGATTCTTTAGAAGCTCGGACTGCTGAGTTAGAAGCAAACCAGTTCTCTACCACGACAAAGCTGGTGGGTGAGACCGTTTTTTCAGTCAGTGACATTTTTGGCGGTGGTAACGATAGCACCGAGAATGATCTGGGTGATATCAATGAAACAACTTTCCAATATCGGACTCGTCTAAACTTTGATACCAGCTTCACCGGTCGAGATCAGTTGAGAGCCCGTCTTCAAGCAGGTAACTTTAACCGATTTGTCACCACCGATCCTGCAACTTCTTCCTCGCTGTTAGGCAACGAAGGACGGCTGGGTTATGACACGGGCACAAGCAACGCCCTTGAGCTTGATGACTTATACTATCGCTTCCCAATTGGCGATAAGGTTACTGCTCGAATTGTTGCCAATGCGGGTGCTTTCAACGATATCGTCAACACGGTTAGCCCCTTTAGTTCAAGCGGTACGGGTGCCCTTTCTCGGTTTGGTCGGTTTAACCCTATCTACCGTGCTCCGAGCGTCAACGCAGGAGCGGCTACAAGTATTCAGTTCAATGACCAGATTACGCTTCAACTGGGCTACCTAGCTGGCGAAGCAGAACGTTCTGGTAGTGGTGCCGGTTTGTTCAATGGTAACTATGGTGCAATTGGTCAACTAACCTTGACCCCCTTTAATCGCTTGACTTTAGGTCTTACCTACATCAATGCCTACGTTCAGGGAAGGGACAGCGCCGGCAGCTCTATTGGCAACAATACTGGAACAGGCAGTTCTCTGGCTCGTGTATCAATTGGGAGACCTCTGTCGATCAACTCCTATGGCGTTGAGGCTAACTTTAAGGTGTCGAGCGGACTCCAAGTTGGTGGCTGGGCAGGTTACTCTCACATCCGCGCCATTGGGGTGGGTGATGCTGATGTTTGGAACTATGCTCTAACGGTTGCACTTCCTGATTTAGGTGGTAGAGGCAACCAATTAGGTATTGTTGCAGGTATTCAGCCTCGCTTGACGGGTGCCGATGCAGAAGTTGGCGACCTCCTCTCTGGCGATCGCAGAAGTGATCCAGATGTTGGTCTTCACCTTGAGGGTTTCTATCGTCTTCGGCTTAGTGACAACATCAGTATTACTCCTGGTGTGATTGTTTTGACTGAGCCGAACCACAACAGCAACAATGATACTGCTGTCATTGGGGTCGTTAGAACCACGTTTAGCTTCTAAATTGATCTAGCGGAGTTGGCAAATTATGTTCAACTCCGCCTTTTTTGAGAAAAAGATCTTCACTCCTAAGCCTTAATCTGCAAGGCTTTTCGTTAATTAAGTTTAAGTTTTCTTTGAAGCTACCCTTGATCGATCGAATTTCTTTAGCGTAGAATGTTACTCAGAGTCATTCTTGATTTAGGTGTGAGGAAAATTTTTATGTTATCTAAAGTTCTTTGGAACTCTCTTCTAGCTACGCCAGCGCTGCTCGGCGCGGCTTTGATCGTTTCTTCTTCTGCGATCGCGGCAGAAACTCAGCCTTCCACAAAAGCTGATGTATTGCTAGGCGACGTTACAAGTTTACACATTGATTCTGTGGCTGCTCCTGAAGTTGCTCCAGTCCAAATCAGCGCTGTTCCTACTGCTGAATTAGCTCCTACAGCTTCAACAGATGCACCTGCAGAGATGGCTCCTATTGCACCTACCCAAGTGGCTCAGATTTCTGCTCCAGTTGCCCCTGCTGCTCCAGTTGCCCCTGCTCCCTCCAACGTTGACTCGCTCAATCAGGTTGTTGAATATAGCAACGAAGGCAACAACGGTCTGGCACAAGCCGGTGGGTTGACCATCGATCGCCTCTCCGATGTCCGTCCTAGCGACTGGGCATATACTGCGTTGCAAAACCTGGTTGAGAAGTATGCGTGTATCGTGGGCTATCCTAACCTGACATACCAAGGGAACCGGGCGTTGACGCGCTACGAGTTTGCAGCGGGTTTGAGTTCGTGCCTAGACCGGATCAGCGACCTGATTGCGGCGAGCACAGCAGACCTAGCGACCGCCGAAGACCTTGCTACTCTACAGCGGCTTCAAGAAGAGTTCGCTGCTGAACTGGCAACTTTGCGTGGTCGCGTTGATTCTTTAGAAGCTCGCACTGCTGAGTTGGAAGCAAACCAGTTCTCCACTACCACCAAGCTGAAGGGTGAAACTATCTTCATCGTTGGTGTACCTATTGATGAAGACGATGCGTTTGATGATCAGCCTCTTGCTGGCTACCGAGTTCGCTTGAACTTTGATACTAGCTTCACTGGCGACGACCTCTTGAGAGCCCGTCTTCAGGCCCGTGATATCGATAGATTTGATGGATTTGGCGGAACGAACTGGACAATTGGTTCAGGTGTAGGCGATAACATCACTCTAGACAAGCTCTACTACACCTTCCCCTTAGGCAACAGCGTTGATGTGACGGTTGCGGCTCAAGGTTATGCTGATTCTGACTGGGTTGCCAGCAGTATTACTCCTTTGGATAGCGATGGTGGCGGTTCTATCGGCAGCTTTGGTAGTCCTCCCGCCTATGACTTTATTCCAGGAAGTGCAGGCTTAGGTGCGATCGTTCAATTATCAGATAACTTCAGCCTTGATTTTGGCTATTCTGCTGCTGAAGCAGAACGCTCAAGCCCTGGCGCAGGTCTGTTCAACGGAGACTACGGTATCATCGCTCAGTTAACCTACCTTAGCGATTTCTTGGATGCTGCCCTAGTTTATGGAAATGGTTATAGTGGCACTGGCTTCACTAACGGTGGTTCGGGTGGACCTGCTATTGCTAATACCTACGGTGCTTTGGTCAACTTCAAGTTTGGTGACTTTGAAGTTGGTGGTAACGCTGCCTATATTCCAATTATTGATATTGGCAACAACAGCTACGATGTTTGGAGCTACCAAGCAACCTTGGCAATTCGTGACTTGGGTGGTAGTGGTAACATGCTCGGTGTGTTGGCAGGTGTTGCTCCTTACGATTCTGACCTAGCTTTGGGTCTAGATGATGACAACTCATTTGTTGGAGAAATCTTCTACAAACTTCAGTTGAGTGACAATATTTCTGTTACTCCTGGTCTGATCTACATTGACAGTCCTGGTAATGACAGTGCTAATGACTCAACTTTCGTTGGCGCACTAAGAACAACCTTCTCGTTCTAAGCTACGAGTTAGGGTTTAATCTAGAACTCTTTGGGGTTCCAGGTAAACATAAAGAAGCTCAAGCTTTTCCATAAGCTTGAGCTTCTTTATGTTTGAAAAACTTAACCCTACAAACCCCACTGTAGAACCGGGGTATACTAAAAGAGTAGTCTTATCTTCTCTCTTTCTACCTGTGGAACTCTCCTGCAAAAGTGAATATGCGCTGCTAGCTCTTCTAGAACTGACTGCTTGTTACAGCAATGGTGAACCTTTGCAAATCCGACAAATAGCAATAGAACAAAGCATTCCCGATCGCTATCTCGAACAACTCTTGGCGACCCTTAGGCGGGCAGGGCTTGTTCGGAGCCAACGAGGTGCAAAAGGAGGATACATTTTGGCTAGAGAGCCTTGGAAAATTACTCTTTTTGAGGTTGTGAAGTGCATAGAAGGGACCGATTCTCAACCGCATGATCCCCATCGAGAGCCTAAATCTGTAGAAGGTACTGTCATTCGGGAAGTTTGGCAAGAAGCAGGTCAAGCCTCGGATGTAATTTTGCAAAGGTATACGCTACAAGACATTGCTGAGAAGCGAGAAGCAAGACAGCGACTAGATATCATGTATTACATTTAATCAATTTCATTTTTCGTTCCTCACCTCCTTTTGTGAACTATGCGAATTGCTAACAACATCACTGAATTAATTGGTCGCACTCCATTAGTACGTCTGAACCGCATTCCTCAAACTGCGGGGTGTGTCGCTCAAATTGTGGTAAAGCTAGAGGGAATGAATCCATCTGCATCGGTGAAAGATCGGATTGGGATTAGCATGATTGAAGATGCAGAGCAGAAGGGACTGATTTCGCCAGGGAAGACGATTTTGGTTGAACCCACTTCTGGCAACACAGGGATTGCGCTAGCAATGACAGCGGCAGCAAAAGGTTATCAATTAATTTTGACGATGCCAGAAACTATGAGTTCTGAGCGACGGGCAATGTTGCGAGCTTATGGGGCAAAGCTAGAGCTAACTCCCGGCATTGAGGGTATGGGCGGCTGTATTCAACGAGCACAGCAAATTGTCAATTCTTTGCCTGATGCTTATATGCTGCAACAGTTTAGCAATCTGGCGAATCCAAAAATTCATCGTGAGACTACTGCCAACGAGATCTGGGAAGACACCGAGGGACAAGTTGATATGTTAGTAGCAGGCGTGGGTACAGGCGGCACGATTACAGGCGTAGCTGAAGTTTTGAAGCAGCGAAAGCCTAGTTTCAAAGCGATCGCTGTTGAACCTGCCAATAGCTCTATCCTATCGGGTGGGCGACCAGGGCCTCATAAAATTCAGGGGATTGGAGCGGGGTTTGTACCTCAAGTTTTAAAGGTAGAGTTGATCGACGAAGTGATTACCATTAGTGATGATGAGGCGATCGCGTATGGTCGTCGCTTAGCGCGTGAAGAAGGACTGCTGTCTGGGATTTCTACAGGTGCAGCTTTGGCAGCAGCGACTAGAGTGGCTTGCCGTTCTGAAAACGCAGGCAAGCTAATTGTGATGATTCAGCCTAGTTTTGGTGAGCGTTATTTGAGCACGCCACTGTTTCAAGATCCAGAATTAGTAGCCTCCACTGTTTTAGGATAGGAGAGAATGCCGATAAAATAGGCATATGTCAAAATCGAATCACTATACTACTCTAGAGGTTAGCCAGACAGCAAGTCAGGCAGAGATTAAGCAAGCTTACCGTCGCCTTGCTAAACAGCTACATCCTGATACAAATTCATCGTCTGCCAGTCATGAGCAAATTGCGCAACTGAACGTTGCTTATGAGATTTTAGGTGATCCGTTTAAACGACAGTCCTACGATCGCCAAATTAACCACGCATCCAAAGCTGCTGGATTTGACCCTGCTGCCCGCCGCCCTACCCGTCAAGAACGAACTGCTGAAGCACAAAAACGATATCGACAGCGGCAAAGTAGTCGAGATAGCGATGAGCTTTTCAAGCTTTGGCTAAAGCAGGTTTATCAACCCATTATCCGATGGCTAAATCTGGTTCTTAAGCCTTTAAAGTCTCAGATTAATGCCCTTGCGGCTGATCCTTTTGATGACGAATTGCTAGAAGCATTTCAGGCTTACTTAGAGGAATGCAGGGATTATTTGCAAAAAGCACAACAAGCTTTTAGTTCCAGACCCAATCCTCCTAATTTAGCTGGAGTAGCAGCGCATCTGTACTATTGCCTGAACCAGGTCAGCGATGGAATCGATGAGCTAGAACGGTTTACAACCAGTTATGACGATCATTATCTTCATACTGGGCAAGAACTATTTCGGATCGCCACTGGGCTGCGTCGAGAGGCACAGGCTGCGGTCAGGGAGATCGCTTAAGCAGCCGTTGGCATCGATCGCTCATCTAATACAGCTTGATAAAATCCTTGTAATTGTCGTGTTGCTGCTGCCCAGCCCCATTGCTCTGCCTCCATCCGAGCATTTTGTCGCAGCGTTTCCCGTTCGTCTGCGTGGGAGAGGAGGCGCTGGGTCGCGGCGATCGCACCTCCTTCGTCCTGCGGATCGAACAAGTAACCATTGGCTCCATCCGAGATAATATCCGGAATCCCTCCAGCATTGGCTGCAATGACGGGACAACCTGCTGCCATGGCTTCCAACAGCACCAAGCCCAAAGTTTCTGTGCGAGAAGGAAAGATAAAAGCATCGGCAGAAGCGAAGGCAGAAGCGAGGGTTTGCCCGGTCATGTAGCCAACAAAATAAGTAGGCGTATCAGCAAAATGTTTCTCAAGTTCTTGGCGGTAGGGTCCGTCGCCTACCAGTGCTAATCGAGCACCGGGAATCGATTGAAGGACGGGTTTAATGCGATCGATTTCTTTTTCTGCTGAAAGACGACCCACATAAAGCAAGAGTGGGCTTTCAGGATGCCCTTGGGTAAGATGCGATCGCATTTCTGGGCTGCCCAGATTAGGCTGAAATAGCTCCGTATCAACTCCTTTTTGCCATACCGCAACCCGCTCAATGCCATGACTCGTCAGCGCCTCTTGCATAGCAGTAGAAGTACAAAGATTGATTTGCGCCTGATTATGAACCGCCTTTAGGAGTTCCCAGAGTACACCCTCCAACATTCCTAGACCATAGTGCTCCAGATACTTGGGTAAATGGGTATGGTAAGACGCAACTAGGGGCACATCTAACGACTTGGCATAATACAAGCCCCCCAAACCCAGCACTGCTGGATTCACTAAATGAATCAAGTCGGGCTGAAACGTTTCTAAAACTTGGCGCATGGATGGACGAGGCAGCGCCAGCTTCAGTTCAGGATAAAGAGGCAACGGAAACCCAGGAATGCCATAAATCTTGGCTCCCTTATATTCTGTGAGTCCGCCGTCTGGCGAGATTACTAGCACCTGATTCCCTAGTCGTTGTAAATGATCAACCGTATGACTCAAGCGAGTCACAATTCCATCGACTTTAGGCAGAAAAGTTTCGGTAAACAGAGCAATTCGCATAAGTAAGCTGGCTCTTAAGGGCGCTTTGGGCTGATATTTTAAGACCGTTGAGCAGGCTGAGTCGAGCAAGTGCAGAGGTCATGAATGCCAATGGATAAGAGGGCAGTAAAAAATAGGTGCTGCTTTCACTATATGCAGCACCGAGTGAAACTACCTGCAATAGCAATATTCAGGGCTTGTCATGATTACCAATTTATCGTTTCCACTTTACTTTAGGCAAAATCTGCGTCTCATCAACGCGGCTCTTGTACTTGACACTGAAATTCAGCAGCGAGTCTAACAGAGAATCGGAGAGGAAGTGAGGCTGTAACCCTAGATCAAGCAGATTAGTATTTTTGGCATTGAAGTAGTGTTCTTCCATCTCGACACGAGGATTTTCTAGATGAGTCACTTCTACATTTAATCCCAATGTAGTTCCGGCTTTTTTAACCATCATTGCCAAATCGCCGATGCCAAAGAGTTCGGTAAATTGGTTGAAGACGCGGAATTTGCCGGGGTCTGCTGGAGTGGCGATCGCCAATTCCACGCATCGCACCGTGTCTCGGATATCTAAAAATGCTCGGGTTTGTCCACCTGTTCCATAGACCGTTAACGGATGCCCGATCGCCGCCTGAATGCAGAAGCGATTCAGAGCCGTCCCAAACACCCCGTCATAATCTAGACGGTTGATCAGCAATTCATCCATGCCTGTTTCTTCAGTTAGCACTCCATAAACTACCCCCTGGTTCAGGTCAGTAGCTCGCAGCCCCCAAACCTTACAGGCAAAGTGAATATTGTGAGAATCATGCACTTTGCTGAGGTGATAGAACGAACCAGGCTGCTTAGGATAGGGCAGCGTATCTTTGCGTCCATTGTGTTCAAGAGTAATAAAGCCTTCTTCAATGTCAATATTAGGAGTGCCGTACTCGCCCATGGTGCCAAGCTTAACCAAATGGCAGTCGGGAAAGCTTTCGCGCATGACATACAAAAGATTGAGCGTGCCGACCACATTATTAACCTGGGTCAAAACGGCGTGCTCTCGATCAATCATTGAAAAAGGAGCCGATCGCTGTTCACCAAAATGCACAACGGCTTCTGGCTCAAACTGGTGCATGGCTCGACTTAGGAACTCGTAGTTCGTAATGTCGCCAACAAACAAATCAATCTGCTTGCCCGTCAGGTCTTTCCAGCGTTGAATCCGAGACTGAATCGGGGCGATCGGGGTTAACGTTTCGACGCAAAGCTCCATGTCCCAGTGCCGCCGAACCATGTTGTCTAGGATACCAACTTCGTAACCTCGATTGGAAAGGTACAATGCGGTTGCCCAACCGCAGTAGCCGTCACCGCCAATAACTAGGACTTTCATCTGCTTGCGTCTATTTCTACGGGTACTCCGCTAAATCTACCAGGTTTGTGCCCTCGTATCTCACTCTAATAAATTGTTCATCGCAAAATATCTATCCAAATGCTTTCAGATAATGGTTTCGCTAAAGTTGCAATCTCCCGGGTCTACTTTGTGCAGAGACACGTAGAGATTAAGGTAATAAAAAAGGCACTGACTCAGTGCCTCCAGGGATTTCTTAAAGTCTTAATCGACGTTTATAAAGCGCCTGATTGCACAAACATATAGCCTATAAAGCCGACACAGACGACAACTAAGAGTAAGGTCATCAACACAGATTCACCTAAATGCTTTGACGCTTTCATAAGTTCTTCCTTTGTCTATTTGATGAAATCAATTTATTAAGATGTATCGAGAATAACAGTATTTTAAATAAAGCTACAGAGTGTTACGACTTCTTAAACAAAGGTTAACTTTCTTAAAAAAGATGAGCGATCGCCCTTTAATGAACGCGATTTATGAGAGCCATAAACAAAAATTCTTTATCCTTTTCGGCGGGTTACTTTCGGAGGATATTTTCGTTAATTCAATCCTTAAAATTCTAAAAAATGTCCGTTTAATTACTAACAAACTGCTTTCTGAAGGAAATTTGTTTTTTAAGGAAAACCTTATCAACTTCAGTTAATTTATTCATTTATATGAAGTTCTCGTAAAGCTTTGAAGCTCAAATTTGCTTTGATCCAGGGTGAAGTTATATTTTTATGTACAAACACGGATGTTTTTTGGGTATTAACGATGACCCATTACGGAGTTTCAGATCCTGCGTCTGCAATTAGTTCTTATCTTATGCTGGGTGAGCTACCTTCCGTGTTTAAGCTTCTGGCTCCCCATCGGTCTGTGAACAGTGCCTTGAAGCGATTGATTGACATTGTTGGGGCGATCGCTGGAATGATGATCCTGGCGATGCTGTTTCTCCCGATTACGATCGCTATTCGGGCTGAAAGCCCTGGCTCAGTACTTTATAAACAAACGCGCTATGGATTACAAGGTCGTCCTTTTACCTTATTAAAATTTCGTTCGATGGTAAAGGATGCAGATCGACTGAAGACGCTAGTACATAACGAAGCTGAAGGTCTAATTTTCAAGAACGAGCAAGATCCGCGCATCACTCGTATTGGTAGACTATTGCGACGGACCAGCTTGGACGAGGTGCCCCAGTTCTGGAATGTTTTGGTTGGAGAGATGAGTCTGGTCGGCACCCGTCCGCCCACCCACGATGAAGTGATTCACTACACCGATCGCCACTGGCAGCGGCTGAATGTTAAGCCAGGACTGACAGGACTCTGGCAAGTGAGTGGGCGATCGGAAATTAAAGACTTTGAAGAAATTGTTAGTTTAGACCTGCAATATCAGGCGCTCTGGACACCCACATACGATTTGCAAATCATTTTGAGAACTTTTGGGGTGTTGCTAACCAAGTCCGGAGCTTGCTAAAAGTGAAGCTAGGCTAGCTTTAACTTCTATCAAACAGAGTCATTTAAGAATGGATGAGGGCGCTATTCTTATAGCATCAAGACCTTAAGGAGATTTACCATGCAGTTCAATCGGCAGTTGGGCAAAGTGGTCAAGTCTAATACTCACTGCGACTACGTGGTCCAGTTGGATGACAAAATTGATGTCGATTATCCTCCTCAAGCCGATGATTACGGATTTGGGTGCTTCGTTAAGCTTGAAGAACCAACGGTTAGAAACTGGGCAGTCGGCATTATCTACAACTCTCAGTTGATGAATCCTCTGTTTATGAGCAATGGCCCTCGTCTTTCTAGCGAACCTGACCCCCTGTTTACCCCCGATTTAATTTCAGAAACGCGCACACTTTTAGGAATTGTGCTGATTGGGGCAATGGTAGAAGACGACGGCTTGCTCTACGGCGTTCATGGCATTCCGCGCGTGGTTGTTCCGGTCAACACGCCTGCGTTCTTAATGAACTCTGACGAAATTTACCGCTTTCACTTGAACCGTAACCAAAAGCCCCAGTTTTCTTACTACAGTCATTTGCTCCGCTTTGGAGGAAGCTTTGCCTCGCAGCTTACTCAACAGGTTTTGAACGAGTTGGCAGAGAGCCAGCTATTTAATGGCGCTGAGCAACGAGCATTGGAAATTTTGTGCAAAGAGTTGGCTTGGAAAAATACGATGGGCGCAATGCGATAACTGCTTCTCTATGAGAGATTTGGGTGATGAGTATGCTTTCAGAGCAAGGATTTGGTTAGGCGGGCGATCGCTATGCTAACCTTAAAAAGCTGTCAAAATTTTCCATAACACCTATGGTTTCGGGTGTTTCTGAAGCTTCCAACCGAATTTTCAGAAGTGCGCCTAGGTGGAGGAATAACCCGAATGGAGTTACAAAAATTATGCCCGTTGTTTCTTTGGCTCAATTACTAGAGTCTGGTGTTCACTTTGGTCACCAAACCCGCCGTTGGAATCCTAAGATGTCTCCTTACATCTACACTTCCCGTAACGGTGTTCATATTATTGACTTGGTGCAAACTGCCCAGTTGATGGAAGACGCTTATGTTTATTTACGCACTGCCTCTGAGCAAGGTAAGAAAGTTTTGTTTGTTGGCACCAAGCGGCAGGCAGCCGGAATTATTGCCCAAGAAGCGCTGCGCTGTGGCTCGTACTTTGTTAACCAACGCTGGTTGGGTGGGATGTTAACCAACTGGACAACCATCAAGACCCGGGTCGATCGCCTTAAAGAATTAGAGCGTCGGCAAGATACGGGCGCACTTGACCTGTTGCCTAAAAAAGAAGCGGCGGTTTTACGTCGTGAGCTAGAAAAGCTTCAGAAATATCTCGGCGGCATCAAAGCAATGCGGAAGATTCCTGATATTGTTTTGCTGGTGGATCAGCGGCGCGAGTACAATGCCGTGCAAGAGTGCCAAAAACTCAATATCCCGATCGTATCTTTGCTAGATACAAACTGCGACCCAGACACCGTTGATGTTCCTATTCCGGCTAACGATGATGCAATTCGGTCTATTAAGCTAATTGTGGGTCGTTTGGCAGATGCCATTTACGAAGGTCGTCATGGTCAACTTGAGGTTGAAGAAGACTACGATGACGAAGAGTACGATTATGACGAAGGCGATTTTCCCG from Timaviella obliquedivisa GSE-PSE-MK23-08B encodes the following:
- the rpsB gene encoding 30S ribosomal protein S2, coding for MPVVSLAQLLESGVHFGHQTRRWNPKMSPYIYTSRNGVHIIDLVQTAQLMEDAYVYLRTASEQGKKVLFVGTKRQAAGIIAQEALRCGSYFVNQRWLGGMLTNWTTIKTRVDRLKELERRQDTGALDLLPKKEAAVLRRELEKLQKYLGGIKAMRKIPDIVLLVDQRREYNAVQECQKLNIPIVSLLDTNCDPDTVDVPIPANDDAIRSIKLIVGRLADAIYEGRHGQLEVEEDYDDEEYDYDEGDFPADEEETEEA
- a CDS encoding sugar transferase, with translation MLGELPSVFKLLAPHRSVNSALKRLIDIVGAIAGMMILAMLFLPITIAIRAESPGSVLYKQTRYGLQGRPFTLLKFRSMVKDADRLKTLVHNEAEGLIFKNEQDPRITRIGRLLRRTSLDEVPQFWNVLVGEMSLVGTRPPTHDEVIHYTDRHWQRLNVKPGLTGLWQVSGRSEIKDFEEIVSLDLQYQALWTPTYDLQIILRTFGVLLTKSGAC